AGCGTGGTTGCGACGAGCGGAGCCGGAAACAGGCTGCGGCCGGTCTCCTCGAGCACGACGACCAGATCGACCCAGCCCAGGCCCGCACCGCCATGAGCTTCGGGAATGACCAGGCCGGTCCACCCGAGTTCGGCGATCTCCTTCCAGAGATCTGTGTCGTAGCCGGGGCCGCTTTCGGCCTCGCTCACCCGGCGGACGTCATCGAGGGGTGCCTTTTCGTCCAACAATTTGCGCACCTCACTACGCAGAAACTCCTGCTCGTCCGTGAAGCCAAAATTCATCCAGATGCCCCGTCCAAGAGTGAGGAATCCGGGATGATCCGTGACCTCCGGAGTTCGGTCAAGCCGTGTGATTCCGGGCACTTGGAGGCCGGGTGAATGCATTGGGCCGGCCCCCCGTCTGACCGGGCAAGGAGGAAATCGACATGTTCCGATCCCAGCGCATCACCCGGGCTCTGGCCGTTGCCAGCGGCTTCGCCTTCCTGCTGACCGCAACCGTGGCCTCGGCGGGCCATGACGATCGTCGCCGATCGCGCCGCCACAAGGTCGTCTACCACGACGACTACTGCAGCGCACGCAGCGACTACCGGCACGACAGACACGACCGGCATCGCGACCGGTACGACAGGCATCGTCGGCATGGCTATCGACATGACAACCACCGCAGGCACGATCGCTACGAGCGGCGCCGCGACAGCTACACCTGTGGACCCTGCGGCCATCGCTTCCAGTCCCGAAAGCGGTTCCACAGGCACTTGAGCCACCACCATCACATCCCGCTCTTCGCGCTGCCCTTCGTGATCGTGAGGCACACGCTCGGCTGGATCTTCCATGGGTAGGAAACGTTCCGAGGATCGAGGTACGGTTGACGGGTGGAACCCGCTTCCGTGCTCGCGTACTGGCTCGCCGACATCGGTGCGGATGGGAATCCCGGCCGACAGGCCGCGGCACGCTGGTTCCAGGGTGGGCAGGCCGTCGATGAAGAGATCCGAACCTGCTTCGGAGAGTGGGTAGAGAAAGCGTTGGCGGGTGGCCTGAACGTCTGGGCCGCCAACCCGCGCGGCCGGCTTGCACTCGTCCTGTTGCTCGACCAATTCCCCCGCAATCTCTACCGGGGATGCGCCGAGGCGTTCTCCGGAGACCCGCGCGCCCTCGAACTCACCTGGGAGGCGCTCGAACGGCACGAAGACCGCGAGCTCTCACCCACAGAGCGATACTTCCTCTACATGCCACTCGAACATGCGGAAGATCCGGAAGCCCAGGCCGAGGCGGTGCGTCGCTTCAGGGGGCTCGCCGAGGAGCAGCAACCGAGTTCGTTCTTCTCCGGCGGACTCGATTGGGCTCTGCGCCATCAGAAGACGATCGAACGTTTCGGGCACTTCCCAGCGCGAAACGCGGCCCTGGGACGAGAGACGTCGCCCACCGAACGCGCCTTCCTCGAGGAGCACCCAGCGGGTTTCTGAGGCCGGGTGCCTTTCGCTAGATCACGCCCTTCTCTGCCAGCGCAGCCATCTCCCCCGCGCCGAGCCCGAGTTCTCCGAAGACCTCGGCGTTGTCCTGGCCCAGGACCGGCGCCAGCGCTCGTTCGCGAGGCGCGGCATGGCTGAATTGGAGCGGGTTCCCATGGAAGACGACCTCGCCGAGGGTCGGATGCGAATGGCGCTCGATCATCCCACGGGCTTCGAGCTGTGCATCGTCGAGCAACTCCGCGGGACGAGCGACGCGCGCGCA
The nucleotide sequence above comes from bacterium. Encoded proteins:
- a CDS encoding DUF924 domain-containing protein, producing the protein MEPASVLAYWLADIGADGNPGRQAAARWFQGGQAVDEEIRTCFGEWVEKALAGGLNVWAANPRGRLALVLLLDQFPRNLYRGCAEAFSGDPRALELTWEALERHEDRELSPTERYFLYMPLEHAEDPEAQAEAVRRFRGLAEEQQPSSFFSGGLDWALRHQKTIERFGHFPARNAALGRETSPTERAFLEEHPAGF